The following proteins are co-located in the Candidatus Desulfofervidus auxilii genome:
- a CDS encoding PTS sugar transporter — protein sequence MVGIVLVTHCNLGKALIEAARFISGNLRRVKAVSVQDEGIEDLRTTIAKAIEAVDEGDGVLILTDMFGGTPSNLSFSFLEPGKREVITGVNLPMLLSAINKQDSDLKTLAAFVKQKAISSIIHATEELNQ from the coding sequence ATGGTTGGTATTGTACTTGTAACTCATTGCAATTTAGGTAAAGCTTTGATAGAGGCTGCTCGTTTTATCAGTGGTAATTTAAGAAGAGTAAAAGCTGTTAGTGTTCAAGATGAAGGAATAGAAGATTTAAGAACAACTATTGCAAAAGCAATTGAAGCTGTAGATGAAGGTGATGGTGTATTAATCTTAACAGATATGTTTGGAGGTACTCCTTCAAATTTAAGTTTTTCCTTTCTTGAACCTGGGAAAAGGGAAGTTATTACTGGAGTTAACTTGCCTATGCTTTTAAGTGCTATTAACAAACAAGACAGTGATCTAAAAACTCTTGCTGCTTTTGTTAAACAAAAAGCTATTAGTTCTATTATTCATGCTACTGAAGAATTAAATCAGTAA
- the rimI gene encoding ribosomal protein S18-alanine N-acetyltransferase, whose translation MWDVVSATKEDIDTIYEIEKACFFTPWSKEAFYEELKHDYSYLWIAKNTNTQEIGGFICFWIIWGEMHILNLAVKPELQGKGIGSLLLKRTLEFAEKNEVEWIRLEVRSSNLKAISFYKKFGFKKIGKRKHYYFDTGEDAIIMALSFKNLKGGVLCLK comes from the coding sequence ATGTGGGATGTAGTATCAGCTACTAAAGAAGATATTGATACTATTTATGAAATTGAAAAGGCTTGTTTTTTTACACCTTGGAGCAAAGAAGCTTTTTATGAAGAATTAAAGCATGACTACAGTTATCTTTGGATAGCAAAGAATACAAACACACAGGAAATAGGTGGTTTTATCTGTTTTTGGATAATTTGGGGTGAAATGCATATTTTAAATCTTGCTGTTAAACCAGAGTTACAAGGAAAGGGAATTGGCAGCCTTTTATTAAAAAGAACTTTGGAATTTGCAGAGAAAAATGAAGTAGAATGGATAAGACTTGAAGTACGTTCATCAAACCTTAAAGCAATATCTTTTTATAAAAAATTTGGTTTTAAGAAAATAGGGAAACGTAAACATTATTATTTTGACACAGGTGAAGATGCTATTATTATGGCTTTATCCTTTAAAAATCTTAAAGGAGGCGTGTTATGCTTAAAATAG
- the gap gene encoding type I glyceraldehyde-3-phosphate dehydrogenase → MLKIGINGFGRIGRYLLRVIHDRNLDVEVVAINARASIEMYAHLLKYDSVHGKFPGIIEINGDNLIVDGKKIKMTRVTDDLSKIPWGELGVDIVMETTGKFRDKESCLKHLEAGAKKVIISAPGKGVDATIVMGVNEEVYDPKNHHIISNASCTTNCLAPVVKVLHEAFKVKKGFMTTVHSYTMDQRLLDGSHKKDFRRARAAAMSMVPTTTGAAIAVGKVIPELEGKLDGVSIRVPTPDVSIIDLVVKVKKDTTIEEVNEAFKEAAEGKLKGILAYTEEPLVSADYIGDPHSAIVDGKLTNVIDENFVKVFAWYDNEAGFAHRMMDLALYIAERM, encoded by the coding sequence ATGCTTAAAATAGGTATTAATGGATTTGGACGTATTGGTCGTTATTTGCTTCGTGTAATACATGATAGAAATCTTGATGTAGAAGTTGTGGCTATTAATGCAAGGGCTAGTATAGAAATGTATGCACATTTGCTTAAATATGATTCAGTTCATGGTAAATTCCCAGGTATTATAGAAATTAATGGAGATAATTTAATTGTTGATGGAAAAAAGATCAAAATGACACGAGTGACAGATGATTTATCTAAAATTCCTTGGGGAGAATTAGGTGTAGATATTGTTATGGAAACAACAGGAAAATTTCGTGATAAAGAAAGTTGTTTAAAACATCTTGAAGCAGGAGCAAAAAAAGTGATTATTAGCGCTCCTGGAAAGGGAGTAGATGCTACTATTGTTATGGGAGTAAATGAAGAAGTTTATGATCCAAAAAATCATCATATTATTTCTAATGCCTCCTGTACAACAAATTGCTTAGCACCAGTAGTAAAAGTATTACATGAAGCATTTAAAGTTAAAAAAGGATTTATGACAACTGTTCATTCTTATACAATGGATCAAAGATTGTTAGATGGTTCTCATAAAAAGGATTTTCGTAGAGCAAGGGCAGCTGCTATGTCTATGGTACCAACCACTACTGGTGCAGCCATTGCTGTAGGAAAGGTTATTCCAGAATTAGAAGGTAAATTAGATGGTGTTTCTATTCGTGTTCCTACACCAGATGTTTCTATCATTGATTTAGTTGTAAAAGTAAAAAAAGATACAACAATAGAAGAAGTTAATGAAGCTTTTAAAGAAGCAGCAGAAGGAAAATTGAAGGGTATTTTAGCTTATACAGAAGAACCTCTTGTTTCTGCAGACTATATTGGCGATCCTCATTCTGCCATTGTAGATGGTAAATTAACTAACGTGATTGATGAAAATTTTGTAAAAGTATTTGCTTGGTATGATAATGAAGCAGGATTTGCTCATCGTATGATGGATTTAGCTCTTTATATCGCAGAAAGGATGTAA
- a CDS encoding phosphoglycerate kinase gives MLYINEIDIKEKRLFIRVDCNVPLDNNLNITDDTRIRRILPTINYALDEHAMIILASHLGRPKGKRIPEMSLAPVAKRLSRLLHKEVKLAPDCVGEDVKKMVEAMKPGDVIFLENLRFHPGETENDPEFAKELASLADIYINDAFAVAHRAHASVVGITKYTELCAAGFLMKDELTYFYRAMEDPARPLVAVIGGSKVSSKLEALENLLKKVDKLIIGGAMANTFLRALGYEVGNSFVEEDLFDVAKRLVKTAKLNGIKLYLPVDCVVAEAIEPNAETKITTIQEVPKKWYILDIGPATTTLFGEALQNAKTIIWNGPLGAFEMDAFSRGTMAMIHHITNTYALTIVGGGDTDVAIHKAGAWDKFSYISTGGGAFLELLEGKVLPGIAALEECARKVKSE, from the coding sequence ATGCTTTATATTAATGAAATAGATATTAAAGAAAAGCGTTTATTTATCCGTGTGGATTGTAATGTCCCTTTAGATAATAATTTAAATATTACGGATGATACTCGTATTAGAAGAATTTTGCCTACGATTAATTATGCACTTGATGAACATGCTATGATAATCCTTGCCTCTCATCTTGGACGTCCGAAAGGGAAAAGGATACCAGAAATGAGTCTTGCTCCGGTAGCAAAAAGATTAAGCCGACTTTTGCATAAAGAAGTAAAACTTGCACCTGATTGTGTGGGAGAAGATGTAAAAAAGATGGTGGAAGCTATGAAACCAGGGGATGTAATTTTTTTAGAAAATTTAAGATTTCATCCTGGTGAAACAGAAAATGATCCAGAGTTTGCTAAAGAATTAGCTAGTTTAGCTGATATTTATATTAATGATGCATTTGCAGTTGCTCACCGAGCTCATGCTTCTGTAGTAGGGATAACTAAATATACAGAGTTGTGTGCGGCTGGATTTCTTATGAAAGATGAATTGACTTATTTTTACCGGGCAATGGAAGACCCTGCTAGACCTTTAGTGGCAGTAATTGGTGGAAGTAAAGTTTCTAGTAAGCTTGAAGCTTTAGAAAATCTATTAAAAAAAGTAGATAAATTAATCATTGGTGGGGCTATGGCTAATACATTTTTAAGGGCATTAGGCTATGAAGTAGGCAATTCTTTTGTTGAAGAAGATTTGTTTGATGTAGCAAAAAGATTAGTAAAAACAGCAAAATTAAATGGTATAAAACTTTATCTGCCAGTAGATTGTGTTGTAGCTGAAGCTATTGAACCTAATGCAGAAACAAAGATTACAACTATCCAAGAAGTTCCTAAAAAGTGGTATATTTTAGATATTGGCCCTGCTACTACTACCCTTTTTGGAGAAGCATTACAAAATGCCAAAACTATTATTTGGAATGGCCCTTTAGGAGCATTTGAAATGGATGCTTTTAGTAGGGGTACAATGGCTATGATACATCACATTACTAATACTTATGCCTTGACAATCGTAGGCGGTGGAGATACAGATGTAGCAATTCATAAAGCAGGTGCATGGGACAAATTTTCATATATTTCTACTGGTGGAGGGGCTTTTTTGGAATTGTTAGAAGGAAAAGTATTACCAGGTATAGCTGCTTTGGAAGAATGTGCAAGGAAGGTAAAAAGTGAATAG
- the tpiA gene encoding triose-phosphate isomerase, translated as MYKTVSEALTWAKAVLPYLPNPDETEVAVAPSFTALYPLAEFLKESHLKLAAQDVFWEKEGAYTGEVSPTMLKDIGCEYVIIGHSERRQYFGETDEIVAKKVKAAFTYGLKPILCIGERLEEREKGETFSVVKRQLFKALTDIEKIDTLVIAYEPVWAIGTGKTALPAQAQEVHAYLRQLIAEKWGENANNIRILYGGSVKPENIKALMAEDDIDGVLVGGASLIADSFIKIMCYGVR; from the coding sequence ATGTATAAAACAGTTTCTGAAGCTTTAACATGGGCAAAGGCTGTTTTACCATATTTGCCTAATCCAGATGAAACTGAAGTAGCTGTTGCTCCTTCTTTTACTGCTCTTTATCCATTAGCTGAATTTTTAAAAGAAAGCCATTTAAAATTAGCAGCACAGGATGTCTTTTGGGAAAAAGAAGGAGCATATACTGGAGAGGTTTCTCCAACAATGTTAAAAGATATTGGTTGTGAGTATGTTATTATTGGTCATTCTGAAAGAAGACAATATTTTGGAGAAACAGATGAAATAGTAGCAAAAAAGGTAAAAGCAGCTTTTACCTATGGTTTAAAACCTATTTTATGTATAGGTGAAAGGTTGGAAGAAAGAGAAAAAGGAGAAACTTTTTCTGTAGTTAAAAGACAATTATTTAAAGCTTTAACAGATATAGAAAAAATTGATACTTTAGTAATTGCTTATGAACCTGTTTGGGCTATTGGTACTGGTAAAACAGCACTACCTGCTCAAGCTCAAGAAGTACATGCCTATTTGCGTCAATTAATAGCAGAAAAATGGGGAGAAAATGCAAATAATATACGTATTCTTTATGGTGGAAGTGTAAAACCTGAAAATATAAAAGCACTTATGGCAGAAGATGACATTGATGGTGTTTTAGTAGGTGGGGCTAGTTTAATAGCAGATAGTTTTATTAAAATTATGTGTTATGGGGTAAGATAA
- the secG gene encoding preprotein translocase subunit SecG, translating to MFTVLIILHILICLSLIFIILLQRGRGAEMGVTFGGVSQTLFGPGGSMDFLNKVTTILAILFFITSLSLSYLAAKKQISPIEKPPISQNVQTEKTKD from the coding sequence ATGTTTACAGTTTTGATAATTTTACATATTTTAATTTGTTTAAGCTTAATTTTTATTATTCTACTTCAACGGGGACGTGGAGCAGAGATGGGAGTAACATTTGGTGGAGTTAGCCAAACTTTATTTGGGCCTGGTGGTTCAATGGATTTTCTCAATAAAGTAACTACTATTTTAGCAATTCTTTTCTTTATTACTTCTCTTTCCCTCAGTTATTTAGCAGCAAAAAAACAAATAAGTCCTATAGAAAAACCACCAATAAGCCAAAATGTACAAACAGAAAAAACTAAAGATTAA
- the trmFO gene encoding methylenetetrahydrofolate--tRNA-(uracil(54)-C(5))-methyltransferase (FADH(2)-oxidizing) TrmFO has product MKKISIIGGGLAGVEAAWQIAKRGEYVVLYEMRPKRFTPAHKTSYLAELVCSNSLRSKEITTAVGLLKEEMRCLGSIVIEAALISSIPAGKALAVDRELFSHYITKKIEEHPLIEIRREEVTEIPNEGIVIIATGPLTSDALSESLSRLTGKSHLHFYDAIAPIVYAETINLNIAFRASRYGIGEDYINCPLNEKEYNRFYEALLKAERVPLHPFEKPRFFEGCLPIEVMAERGKDTLRFGPMKPVGLKDPRTGKTPYAVVQLRQDNKEGTLYNMVGFQTKLKWSEQRRVFRLIPGLEKAEFARYGSVHRNTFIDAPRLLDEFLRLKKAPNIFIAGQLSGVEGYVESAATGILAGINAYRLLKNKPLIAPPPTTAFGALINHLTNIVTKDFQPSNINWGLFAPLKQKMSKKERIKTYVERAIKDLEKWKEKIFNL; this is encoded by the coding sequence ATGAAAAAGATCTCAATAATTGGTGGTGGATTAGCAGGAGTAGAAGCGGCTTGGCAAATTGCAAAAAGAGGCGAATATGTTGTTTTATATGAAATGCGACCAAAACGTTTTACTCCCGCACATAAAACATCTTATTTAGCAGAACTTGTATGTAGCAATTCTTTACGCTCAAAGGAAATTACAACTGCAGTTGGACTTTTAAAAGAAGAAATGCGTTGTTTAGGCTCTATTGTTATAGAAGCAGCTTTAATTTCATCCATACCAGCAGGTAAGGCTCTGGCTGTGGATAGAGAATTATTTTCCCATTATATTACAAAAAAAATAGAAGAACATCCTTTAATTGAAATTCGACGTGAGGAAGTGACAGAGATACCTAATGAAGGTATTGTTATTATAGCTACAGGCCCTTTAACTTCAGATGCTTTAAGTGAAAGTCTTTCTCGCCTTACTGGGAAATCACATCTTCATTTTTATGATGCTATTGCTCCTATTGTTTATGCTGAGACAATTAATTTAAATATTGCTTTTCGTGCTTCCCGTTATGGTATAGGTGAAGACTATATAAATTGTCCATTAAATGAAAAAGAATATAACCGTTTTTATGAGGCTCTTTTAAAAGCAGAGCGTGTTCCTTTACATCCTTTTGAAAAACCTCGTTTTTTTGAAGGTTGCTTACCTATAGAGGTTATGGCTGAAAGGGGAAAAGATACTTTAAGATTTGGCCCAATGAAACCAGTAGGGTTGAAAGATCCAAGAACAGGAAAAACTCCTTATGCCGTGGTACAACTGCGTCAAGATAATAAAGAAGGGACTTTATATAATATGGTGGGATTTCAGACAAAGCTAAAGTGGTCTGAACAAAGACGCGTTTTTCGTCTTATACCAGGTTTAGAAAAAGCAGAATTTGCCCGTTATGGTAGTGTCCATCGCAATACATTTATTGATGCTCCAAGATTATTAGATGAATTTTTGCGTCTTAAAAAAGCACCAAATATCTTTATTGCCGGTCAATTGAGTGGTGTGGAAGGCTATGTAGAATCAGCTGCTACTGGCATCTTAGCTGGGATAAATGCTTATCGTTTATTAAAAAACAAACCTCTTATTGCTCCGCCTCCAACTACTGCTTTTGGTGCTTTAATTAACCATTTAACAAATATAGTGACAAAGGACTTCCAGCCTTCAAATATAAATTGGGGTCTTTTTGCTCCTTTAAAGCAAAAAATGTCTAAAAAAGAAAGAATAAAAACTTATGTAGAACGTGCTATAAAGGATTTAGAAAAGTGGAAAGAAAAAATTTTTAATCTTTAG
- a CDS encoding tetratricopeptide repeat protein encodes MSLIEEALNKAKKEVSEQKEIKIFLKEKKRFPIFYIGITIFLCIIIFTTWGWKKFRTEKISKPILIKTIEKSEIKLPNRKLQIVKPTSAPQSNVYPKKIKKNVSKRQNRKIKKKISLKQKQSINLNALLKQAYYQMELGHLDKALKIYNKILNINPAHPEALINRGIIWQMFGNFEKAQKDLLLAYQYVPKDKTLLNALGVNYLKQKKFEEAKKYFLEANDVMAMINLAVIAWKTGELNKVNYYFQKALALDPTNPYVYYYLGIFYQQQGMERKAEQNFNISKKLALEKGEFSLLKSLQERN; translated from the coding sequence ATGAGTTTGATTGAAGAAGCCTTAAATAAAGCAAAAAAAGAAGTTTCAGAACAAAAAGAAATAAAAATATTTTTAAAAGAAAAAAAGAGATTTCCAATTTTTTATATAGGAATAACTATATTCTTATGTATTATAATTTTCACAACATGGGGATGGAAAAAGTTTAGGACAGAAAAGATATCAAAACCTATTTTAATAAAAACAATAGAAAAATCAGAGATTAAACTACCTAATAGAAAATTACAAATTGTAAAACCAACCTCTGCTCCTCAATCAAATGTTTATCCTAAAAAAATTAAAAAAAATGTATCAAAAAGGCAAAATCGAAAAATTAAGAAAAAAATTTCTTTAAAACAAAAACAATCAATAAATTTAAATGCCCTTTTAAAACAAGCTTATTATCAAATGGAGTTGGGTCATTTAGATAAAGCTTTAAAAATATACAATAAAATTTTAAATATTAATCCTGCTCATCCTGAAGCCCTTATCAATAGGGGTATTATTTGGCAAATGTTTGGTAATTTTGAAAAAGCTCAAAAAGATTTACTTCTTGCTTATCAATATGTTCCAAAGGATAAAACCTTACTTAATGCATTGGGAGTAAATTACCTAAAACAAAAAAAATTTGAGGAAGCAAAAAAATATTTTTTAGAGGCAAATGATGTGATGGCTATGATTAATTTAGCAGTAATTGCTTGGAAGACAGGAGAATTAAATAAAGTAAATTATTATTTTCAAAAAGCACTTGCTTTAGATCCAACCAATCCTTATGTTTATTATTACTTAGGTATATTTTATCAACAACAAGGAATGGAAAGAAAAGCAGAACAAAATTTTAATATTTCTAAAAAATTAGCTCTAGAAAAAGGTGAATTTTCTCTTTTAAAATCCCTTCAAGAAAGAAATTAA
- a CDS encoding AAA family ATPase: MYEAFYGLKENPFKLSPDIEYFFVTPKIKSLLDLLHYGLKQNMGFMMITGEVGVGKTSFLRYFLNQLNHNVERAYLFNPTFRSSEDLLSFFLLDLKVIDKIDPFASKSILLQKMYNYLLSQYEKGKKVLFIIDDAQAAPDFILEELRLISNFETNKDKLIQILLVGQPELRQKIKSPSLRQLAQRIAIKAKMEPLNREETADYISYRLLKAGQTNLFDKKAIKLIHKASKGLPRLINLISERALIAGYVYTKPKIGKKEVKMALKDLEI; the protein is encoded by the coding sequence ATGTATGAAGCATTTTATGGATTAAAAGAAAATCCTTTTAAACTTTCTCCAGATATAGAATATTTCTTTGTTACTCCTAAAATAAAAAGTCTTCTTGATTTGTTACATTATGGTTTAAAACAAAATATGGGATTTATGATGATTACAGGCGAAGTAGGAGTAGGAAAGACATCATTTTTACGTTACTTTTTAAATCAATTAAATCACAATGTAGAAAGAGCTTATCTTTTTAATCCAACTTTTCGTTCTTCTGAAGATTTATTAAGTTTTTTTCTATTGGATTTAAAGGTAATTGATAAAATAGATCCCTTTGCAAGCAAATCTATTTTATTACAAAAAATGTATAATTATCTTTTATCTCAATATGAAAAAGGGAAAAAAGTACTTTTTATCATCGATGATGCTCAAGCAGCCCCTGATTTTATTTTAGAAGAGCTACGTTTAATCTCCAATTTTGAAACAAATAAAGATAAATTAATACAAATTCTACTTGTTGGACAACCAGAATTAAGACAAAAAATAAAAAGTCCTTCTTTACGTCAATTAGCTCAACGTATTGCTATTAAAGCAAAAATGGAGCCATTAAACCGAGAAGAAACAGCAGATTATATAAGTTATAGGCTACTTAAAGCAGGGCAAACTAATCTTTTTGATAAAAAAGCGATAAAACTTATTCATAAAGCAAGCAAAGGATTGCCAAGATTAATAAATCTCATTTCAGAAAGGGCGTTGATTGCTGGTTATGTTTATACTAAACCAAAGATTGGGAAAAAAGAAGTGAAAATGGCTTTAAAAGATTTAGAAATATGA